AGAAGTCCTGGAAATGGTGGAGGGCAAGGTTCCAAACAAGAAGACAGAGGAGAAGACTCTCGATCGGATTGTTTCCGAAGCCCAGCTCGTGTCGTGCTCCATAGTTTCCAAGACCGGGCTCCACGTTGCCGGTGATTCCAACAGCCCCCAGAAGAAGGAGACGTTTGCAGCGATGGCCGCAATCGTTTTCAGCGCCGCGGAGGCACTCAAATCCGACGTCAAGGACGGACGTGTTACA
The DNA window shown above is from Candidatus Sysuiplasma acidicola and carries:
- a CDS encoding roadblock/LC7 domain-containing protein, encoding MVEGKVPNKKTEEKTLDRIVSEAQLVSCSIVSKTGLHVAGDSNSPQKKETFAAMAAIVFSAAEALKSDVKDGRVTNIVTSFDSSKIVFAPINSNYILVGITREADVGEKVIKSMDEGAARLRKEAPWLN